The genomic window TGAAAAATCAGTATTCATTTCTTTTCTGGAGCGAACAGGAAAATGGATTGCCTATGTTCTGATTGTTTTGGGACTTTTGTTCCTCTGGAGCCATTCAAGACAAAAGAAAGAAAAAGACAAGGAGATTCAAATTGAAGTGCAAAATCCAAAATAACGAAGCGGCGTTCTTTTGCTTCTTTTCTTTGGTCGCTGATGTGGAAAGAAAAGAAGTTGGAAAAAGCCAAAAAGGAGGATAATAAATATCCTCCAGTAATTTCACAACCTTTTTGGTAAAATGGGAGGATTCGCATTTTACCGAAATGGTTGCTTCCTTTTTACTGCAAAAAGACTTTTCCGACCATCGGAAGGAAGTGTCTTTTTGCAGCCCGATTTTCATTTTTATCCAACGGGAATGGGTTGCGACCTAAAATCTTTCAAATTGAGAAAAAAGCCTCTATTATGGGTCAATCCGTTACGAAACAAGCCCCATAAAAGGGAACATCCCATTTGTGCCAAAGCCGAATTGACATATAAATCTTGTTTTT from Flavobacterium eburneipallidum includes these protein-coding regions:
- a CDS encoding molybdenum ABC transporter permease codes for the protein MTPALVLSILALVCGFGLRYWINRRKFYRRSPTGAEGFWSYEKSVFISFLERTGKWIAYVLIVLGLLFLWSHSRQKKEKDKEIQIEVQNPK